Proteins from a genomic interval of Bacteroidia bacterium:
- a CDS encoding O-antigen ligase family protein yields the protein MNSSAAIIDKGVRWDNLVFWVTVFLLVANQLFPPELNSVVCLAFIISWVFLSRTFFSFEAVKILLPYLFLVGIGSFSAFTNGNYSYHLLQDFWYYLKPVLYFLTGFYIAVKTRSLRFLIYALVVASCIVCIKHVSTFLINPALLSSKISEIREEAGKSIYIAPIALAFLIYGALSKEKILHINRVILALCLSLNSISILLTFSRTMLLVFAVILASLFGLFNLKGLGFWRLGLLIGAIVGFYFGATSLLSFVSTDTPIGALLLKIERAPGEVTLNEAYLDKREIFLHWRGYEATIALKQYLKGSWIQQATGQGLGRLVDLGFYTQLGENYHRFIPRIHNSYIEFLLKTGILGSTFFAIFVLRLVFFPFKDSTGIQERLLRRLVMSIGLCILLSTALVSGILNRSSFDPVMLILGISCGLVFVMNNFSGYPNEKATALQPQA from the coding sequence TTGAATAGTAGTGCTGCAATCATAGACAAAGGAGTTCGCTGGGATAACCTCGTTTTTTGGGTTACTGTTTTCTTATTAGTTGCTAATCAGCTATTTCCTCCAGAGTTAAACTCGGTAGTTTGTCTTGCATTCATAATCAGTTGGGTATTTCTTTCTCGGACATTCTTTTCCTTTGAAGCAGTTAAGATTCTGCTGCCATATCTATTTTTGGTTGGTATTGGTAGTTTTTCTGCGTTTACCAATGGAAATTATTCATATCATTTACTACAAGATTTTTGGTACTATTTAAAGCCGGTTTTGTATTTTTTAACGGGTTTTTACATTGCTGTGAAAACCCGAAGTTTACGCTTTTTGATTTATGCATTAGTAGTAGCTTCTTGTATTGTTTGTATAAAACACGTTTCTACTTTTTTAATTAATCCGGCATTATTAAGCAGTAAGATTTCTGAAATTCGCGAAGAAGCCGGTAAGAGTATTTATATTGCTCCTATTGCATTAGCATTCTTGATATATGGAGCTTTAAGTAAAGAGAAAATATTGCATATAAATCGTGTTATTTTGGCACTCTGCTTATCCTTAAATAGTATCTCTATTCTTTTGACTTTTTCTCGGACTATGTTGTTAGTATTTGCGGTTATTTTAGCTTCTTTGTTTGGTCTGTTTAATTTAAAAGGATTAGGTTTTTGGCGACTAGGCTTATTAATTGGGGCTATTGTAGGCTTTTATTTTGGGGCAACCTCATTACTGAGTTTTGTGAGTACAGATACTCCCATTGGGGCACTTTTGCTTAAAATTGAGCGAGCACCGGGTGAGGTTACTCTTAATGAGGCTTATCTAGATAAGCGGGAAATCTTCCTTCATTGGCGGGGATACGAAGCCACCATCGCCCTAAAACAGTACTTAAAAGGTAGCTGGATTCAACAAGCTACCGGCCAAGGACTAGGAAGATTGGTTGATCTTGGGTTTTACACTCAATTAGGGGAAAATTATCATCGCTTTATTCCCAGAATCCATAACTCTTATATTGAATTTTTACTCAAAACAGGAATTTTAGGTTCCACTTTTTTTGCAATATTCGTATTAAGGCTGGTTTTTTTTCCATTCAAAGATAGCACTGGTATTCAAGAGCGGCTTCTTCGCAGGCTTGTTATGAGTATTGGATTGTGTATATTACTCTCTACGGCTTTAGTTTCCGGGATTTTAAACCGGTCTTCATTTGACCCGGTAATGCTTATCTTGGGTATCTCCTGTGGGTTAGTTTTTGTGATGAATAATTTTTCCGGTTATCCCAATGAAAAAGCTACCGCGCTCCAACCACAGGCTTAA
- a CDS encoding NAD(P)H-dependent glycerol-3-phosphate dehydrogenase, whose product MKTAPSIGLIGHGSWATALLYVLTQNENLVTWYLPNLSWINSIQTTQRNPKYLKNTDLKVKNIILSNSLQEVVRDSDILFIVIPAAFLHQVLATLTPNQLQNKLIVTGIKGIETHTGLTISNYFYHYWKILPENKVLITGPSHAEEVSNNQTTYLTLAAQTGFQAEKVQQLLQNEYIHIKINRDVAGIEYAGILKNVFSIGVGVAKGLGYGDNFIAVLVTQAIRETHTFLTKIAPLERNILKSAYLGDLLVTAYSPHSRNRLLGIQLTQSKSIEEAISEMNMVAEGFYAAKFIHEIIQKYNLSMPICEAVYQLLYEQAKPKVVFKNIEIVL is encoded by the coding sequence ATGAAAACAGCACCTTCTATTGGCCTGATTGGGCACGGCAGTTGGGCTACTGCTTTACTTTATGTACTTACCCAAAATGAAAATTTAGTTACATGGTATCTTCCCAATCTATCTTGGATTAATTCGATTCAAACTACCCAGAGAAACCCTAAGTATCTCAAAAACACTGATTTAAAAGTAAAAAACATTATTCTTTCCAATAGCCTTCAGGAGGTAGTTCGAGATAGTGATATTTTATTTATCGTAATTCCGGCAGCATTTTTACATCAAGTATTAGCTACCTTAACCCCTAATCAGCTTCAAAATAAGCTAATCGTTACCGGAATTAAAGGGATAGAGACGCATACAGGTTTAACTATCAGTAATTATTTTTATCATTATTGGAAAATCCTCCCAGAAAACAAGGTACTTATTACAGGCCCTAGCCACGCCGAAGAGGTTTCTAACAATCAAACTACCTATTTAACTTTGGCTGCTCAAACGGGTTTTCAGGCAGAAAAAGTACAGCAACTGCTTCAGAATGAATATATTCACATAAAAATCAACCGAGATGTAGCCGGCATAGAATACGCCGGGATTTTAAAAAATGTGTTTAGTATTGGGGTTGGAGTTGCTAAGGGGTTAGGCTACGGAGATAACTTCATCGCTGTATTGGTTACCCAAGCTATTCGTGAAACGCATACTTTCCTCACCAAAATAGCTCCCTTAGAGCGTAATATCTTAAAGTCAGCTTATTTAGGAGATTTGCTCGTTACGGCATATAGTCCGCATAGCCGAAACCGCTTACTCGGCATTCAACTAACTCAAAGTAAATCTATTGAAGAGGCTATCTCAGAAATGAATATGGTTGCCGAAGGATTTTATGCAGCAAAATTTATCCATGAAATTATACAAAAATATAATCTGAGTATGCCTATTTGTGAAGCTGTATATCAACTGCTATATGAACAAGCCAAACCAAAGGTCGTTTTTAAAAATATAGAAATTGTTCTTTAA
- a CDS encoding T9SS type A sorting domain-containing protein has protein sequence MLFSIRSLKHLVVLGIGTVLFLSELYGQSLPVNRQVNWAQGVSTNVFSYPTQTIDFVASGGINTGLVANDSVMTAVLSSISASGAIIYFPAGEYLFNSRIILLKKNIVLSGESPNTTTLKFNLGGSNNLIEVKGSQATTTSNFTATALKGDTTIKLANASGLQIGNTLKISDNDSSKVTSNWAIGATGQIVTIKTIQGNIITTSNPLRRDYLLTKNPKVTLLNPIKNVGIEKLTIRRLDSTSTQTSAINMNFAVNCWVSCIKSFNGNYGHISINNSSNCSVVGSYFQDAFAYGGNGQGYGVVIQATSGECLVFNNIFKHLRHSILFQSGSNGNVVSYNYSIDPYWTESFFPNNSAGDIVFHGNYPYCNLIEGNIVQNIVIDNSHGINGPFNTFHRNRAELYGVVMNPTAGDSTNFISNEVTNTTAPYGMFTLTGNGNFQYGNNVKGTLYPAGSTNPTTNSFYLNDTLPYYVNHSTWPPIGTLTIYNSFDNESKARFNVSNLTQCWDILTHSTTENADNNQYSIFPNPVSDKLTINGLKPNDLVTITNSVGNVLYQHTANINSENTFITNHFPAGIYFCFIQSNSRKFVIKFLKLN, from the coding sequence ATGTTATTCAGCATAAGGTCATTAAAGCACTTGGTTGTTTTGGGAATAGGCACAGTTCTTTTTCTAAGTGAATTATATGGGCAAAGTTTACCGGTAAATCGCCAAGTTAATTGGGCGCAAGGAGTATCTACAAACGTTTTTTCGTATCCAACACAAACGATTGATTTTGTAGCATCCGGAGGCATAAATACCGGCTTAGTAGCTAATGATTCTGTTATGACTGCCGTCTTATCTTCAATTAGTGCATCCGGTGCGATTATCTACTTTCCGGCAGGTGAATATTTGTTTAACTCACGAATAATTTTACTCAAGAAAAATATTGTACTTAGTGGCGAATCCCCCAATACCACAACCCTAAAATTCAACTTGGGAGGGAGCAATAATTTAATTGAAGTTAAAGGAAGTCAGGCTACCACAACCAGCAATTTTACGGCAACTGCCCTCAAAGGTGATACCACTATAAAATTAGCGAACGCTTCTGGCCTCCAAATTGGTAATACCCTCAAAATAAGCGATAACGATTCTTCAAAAGTAACTTCTAACTGGGCTATTGGCGCTACCGGACAAATTGTTACAATCAAAACCATTCAGGGAAACATAATAACGACCAGTAACCCGCTTCGTAGAGATTATTTACTTACCAAAAATCCCAAAGTAACATTACTAAACCCAATCAAAAATGTAGGTATTGAAAAGCTTACTATCAGAAGATTAGACTCTACAAGCACCCAGACTTCAGCTATCAATATGAACTTTGCAGTAAACTGCTGGGTAAGCTGTATAAAAAGTTTCAACGGTAATTACGGCCACATTTCTATAAATAATAGCTCAAATTGCTCTGTTGTAGGAAGTTACTTTCAGGATGCATTTGCTTACGGTGGTAACGGCCAAGGTTATGGGGTTGTGATACAGGCAACATCCGGTGAATGTTTGGTTTTCAATAATATTTTTAAACATCTACGCCATTCTATCTTGTTTCAATCCGGGTCTAACGGAAATGTAGTTAGCTATAACTACTCTATTGATCCTTATTGGACTGAATCTTTTTTTCCCAACAACTCAGCCGGAGATATAGTCTTTCATGGTAATTACCCTTACTGTAACTTGATTGAAGGAAATATTGTTCAGAATATCGTTATTGACAACTCACATGGAATCAATGGGCCTTTTAACACCTTTCATCGCAACAGGGCTGAACTATACGGGGTTGTAATGAACCCTACTGCCGGCGATAGCACAAACTTTATTTCTAATGAAGTTACCAACACAACAGCTCCTTATGGAATGTTTACCCTCACCGGAAATGGTAATTTTCAGTATGGAAACAATGTCAAAGGCACGCTATATCCTGCCGGTAGTACCAACCCAACGACTAACTCCTTCTATCTAAACGATACCTTGCCCTACTATGTGAACCATTCTACTTGGCCACCCATTGGTACTCTTACTATCTACAATAGCTTTGATAACGAAAGTAAAGCCCGCTTTAACGTATCTAACTTAACCCAATGCTGGGATATATTGACCCATTCTACCACAGAAAACGCTGATAATAATCAATATAGCATTTTCCCCAATCCAGTTTCTGATAAATTAACAATCAATGGATTAAAGCCAAATGATTTGGTAACTATCACAAACTCCGTTGGCAATGTATTATATCAACATACAGCTAACATCAATAGCGAAAATACTTTTATTACTAATCATTTTCCAGCAGGAATTTATTTCTGCTTTATTCAAAGCAATAGCCGAAAGTTTGTAATTAAGTTCTTGAAACTAAATTGA
- a CDS encoding undecaprenyl-diphosphate phosphatase, whose product MNWLEAFILAIIEGITEFLPVSSTGHMILASSLMGIAAHPFTKLFTIAIQFGAILAVVVEYRKKLLTVNKQRWITILVAFIPAAIIGKLLDDFIDSLLENPTVVAITLLLGGLILIWIDTWLSGRSLNDKDPNRLQSFWIGCFQCIAMIPGVSRSAATIIGGLIQGLSRTSAAEFSFFVAIPTMFAATSHKLFKYLKSGAHFQSEEIHLLLLGNVVAFVVAWLAIRSFIHFLNKNGFKLFGYYRVILGLIILFILYVLQRPLQII is encoded by the coding sequence ATGAATTGGTTAGAAGCATTTATTTTGGCTATTATTGAGGGGATTACGGAATTTCTTCCGGTTTCCTCTACCGGACACATGATATTGGCATCTTCACTTATGGGGATTGCTGCTCATCCGTTTACCAAGTTATTTACGATAGCGATACAGTTTGGGGCAATCTTAGCCGTTGTGGTAGAATACCGTAAAAAATTACTTACGGTAAACAAACAACGCTGGATAACTATTTTAGTAGCATTTATTCCGGCTGCCATCATCGGAAAATTATTGGATGACTTCATTGATTCGTTATTAGAGAACCCAACTGTAGTTGCAATTACTTTGTTATTAGGAGGTTTAATTTTAATTTGGATAGATACTTGGTTATCTGGGCGTTCTCTTAATGATAAAGATCCCAATCGGCTTCAGTCGTTTTGGATAGGCTGTTTTCAATGTATAGCGATGATTCCGGGCGTATCCCGCTCGGCAGCAACTATCATTGGAGGTTTAATTCAGGGACTTAGCCGCACTTCAGCCGCAGAATTTTCTTTTTTTGTAGCTATCCCGACCATGTTTGCAGCCACTTCCCATAAGTTATTCAAATACCTTAAATCTGGAGCACATTTTCAATCAGAGGAAATCCATTTACTTTTGCTGGGTAATGTAGTAGCCTTTGTCGTGGCTTGGTTAGCTATCCGGTCATTTATCCACTTTCTCAATAAAAATGGATTCAAACTATTTGGTTACTATAGGGTTATACTCGGGTTGATAATTTTATTTATTTTGTATGTGCTGCAACGTCCGTTGCAAATTATTTAA
- a CDS encoding IS1 family transposase: protein MKVMVAHLSIDEICTDNWEVFLAVFGGGNHHIGKHLTKEIEDVNSSLRARNRRFVRKTTCFSKKSENHDAQITIMLHQWNHSFLNYSLLTFSHSKDTEFFGACYWGCASCR, encoded by the coding sequence ATGAAAGTTATGGTAGCACACCTAAGTATAGACGAGATTTGTACGGATAATTGGGAAGTTTTTTTAGCTGTATTTGGGGGCGGAAATCATCATATTGGCAAGCATTTAACGAAAGAGATAGAAGATGTAAATAGCTCATTACGAGCCAGAAACAGAAGATTTGTCAGGAAGACTACTTGCTTTTCCAAAAAATCAGAAAACCATGATGCCCAGATTACAATAATGCTCCACCAATGGAATCATAGCTTTCTGAACTATTCCTTACTTACTTTCTCACATTCTAAAGATACCGAATTCTTTGGTGCCTGTTACTGGGGCTGTGCAAGTTGCCGATAG
- a CDS encoding acyl-CoA carboxylase subunit beta has translation MPIIRSKINRLSHDFQKNAADWQPVLAKYQEAMQKSLFQGEEKYLARAKKAGKLTARERVELLLDIDSPFLELMPLAGYGHSGSAVGASTVAGIGLVAGKECLIVANVGTIKGGAIDEYALLKALRCNEIALENRLPSIYLVESAGANLPDQAKIFNYGGINFREITRRSKLGIPTLSVVFGNSTAGGAYIPGMSDYVVMVKNQAKVFLAGPPLVKMATGEESDDESLGGADMHSKISGVSDYLAQDELDGIRLAREIMACIPYEKQGLHPRTPIKEPIFSSEELLGIIPIDIKIPFDIREVIARIIDDSRFSEFKANYGSTMVCGYAHILGYPVGVLANNGIIFSESANKASQFIQLCNRSNIPLLFLQNITGFMVGRSYEETGIIKNGAKLINAVANSTVPTITVIVGASYGAGNYGMNGRSYQPRFLYSLPHAKIAVMGPEQLAGVMEIIQREAAAKAGIPFNEENAKMVKQMIASQIETESDAYYASSRVWDDGIIDPRQMRYIIGMSLSATCTAPVTGTKEFGIFRM, from the coding sequence ATTCCGATTATTCGCTCTAAGATAAATAGGTTAAGCCATGATTTTCAAAAAAATGCAGCCGATTGGCAGCCTGTTTTAGCCAAATACCAAGAGGCTATGCAAAAGAGCCTTTTTCAGGGAGAAGAAAAATATTTAGCCAGAGCTAAAAAAGCCGGAAAACTAACAGCCAGAGAACGTGTAGAACTGCTTTTGGATATTGATTCTCCTTTTTTAGAATTGATGCCTTTGGCTGGTTATGGCCATTCAGGTAGTGCTGTGGGAGCCTCTACTGTAGCCGGAATCGGCTTAGTAGCCGGAAAAGAATGTTTGATAGTGGCAAATGTGGGCACTATCAAAGGAGGCGCTATTGATGAATATGCCTTGCTAAAAGCACTGCGTTGCAATGAGATAGCTTTAGAGAACCGCCTCCCATCCATTTATTTAGTGGAATCTGCAGGAGCAAACCTCCCTGACCAAGCTAAAATTTTTAACTATGGCGGAATTAATTTTAGAGAAATTACTCGGCGTTCTAAATTGGGAATACCAACTTTATCAGTGGTTTTTGGAAACAGTACTGCGGGAGGAGCCTACATACCCGGTATGTCTGATTACGTAGTAATGGTTAAAAATCAGGCAAAAGTATTTTTAGCAGGCCCGCCCTTAGTCAAAATGGCAACCGGCGAAGAATCTGATGATGAATCACTTGGCGGAGCTGATATGCACAGCAAAATTTCCGGTGTCTCAGATTACTTAGCCCAAGATGAATTAGATGGCATCAGACTTGCCAGAGAAATAATGGCCTGTATCCCCTACGAAAAACAAGGATTACACCCCAGAACTCCCATTAAAGAACCAATCTTCTCCTCTGAAGAGCTACTTGGAATTATCCCAATAGATATTAAAATTCCGTTTGATATTCGGGAGGTTATCGCTCGAATAATAGATGACTCGCGTTTTTCAGAATTTAAAGCTAATTATGGCAGCACTATGGTATGTGGTTATGCTCATATCTTAGGGTATCCCGTAGGAGTCCTTGCCAATAACGGAATTATATTTTCAGAATCTGCCAATAAAGCCAGTCAGTTTATTCAACTCTGCAACCGGTCAAATATCCCGTTGTTATTTTTGCAAAATATAACCGGTTTTATGGTTGGGCGTAGTTATGAAGAAACGGGCATCATCAAGAACGGTGCAAAGCTCATTAACGCAGTTGCTAATAGTACCGTTCCAACTATTACGGTTATTGTAGGTGCTTCTTATGGGGCTGGAAACTACGGTATGAATGGGCGGTCTTACCAACCCAGATTTTTGTATTCACTGCCACATGCTAAAATAGCGGTAATGGGGCCGGAACAATTAGCCGGAGTCATGGAGATTATCCAGCGAGAGGCCGCCGCTAAAGCCGGTATTCCTTTTAATGAAGAAAACGCCAAAATGGTTAAGCAGATGATAGCCTCCCAGATTGAAACAGAATCAGATGCGTATTATGCAAGCAGCCGTGTGTGGGATGACGGAATCATTGACCCGCGCCAAATGCGCTATATAATCGGCATGAGTCTATCGGCAACTTGCACAGCCCCAGTAACAGGCACCAAAGAATTCGGTATCTTTAGAATGTGA
- a CDS encoding YfiR family protein: protein MKSAYLYKICNAVSWSNPNSQFVITIYGENSNGGTITIPKDKLINKQPILIQQTAKISEIGSSNALFICDSEIGRLESILKSIQGKPIMTFGDTEGFGKRGVMINFVVRKNRVTYSINRTSLGKSGFILPNQIVETAAYINY, encoded by the coding sequence TTGAAGTCGGCATATCTTTATAAAATCTGCAATGCTGTTTCTTGGTCTAATCCCAATTCACAATTTGTAATTACTATTTACGGAGAAAACTCAAATGGCGGTACTATAACAATCCCAAAAGATAAACTCATCAATAAGCAACCTATTTTGATTCAACAAACTGCCAAAATATCAGAAATAGGTTCGAGTAACGCGCTTTTTATCTGTGATTCAGAAATTGGGCGTTTAGAGTCTATTCTGAAATCTATTCAGGGAAAGCCTATCATGACTTTTGGGGATACCGAAGGTTTTGGCAAGCGCGGAGTAATGATTAACTTTGTTGTGAGAAAAAATAGGGTTACTTATTCAATCAACAGAACTTCTTTGGGTAAATCCGGCTTTATTCTGCCTAACCAAATAGTAGAAACTGCTGCCTATATCAACTATTAA